The Gimibacter soli genome includes a region encoding these proteins:
- the rpsH gene encoding 30S ribosomal protein S8, whose protein sequence is MSMTDPIGDMLTRIRNGLQARKNVVKTPASKTRERILDVLTREGYIRGYSRTDLDNNKAEIVIELKYFEGEPVIRTINRVSKPGRRVYSSVGDLPRVHNGLGISIVSTPKGVLSDAEAREHNVGGEVLCTVF, encoded by the coding sequence ATGTCGATGACTGATCCTATCGGCGATATGCTGACCCGTATCCGTAACGGTCTGCAAGCTCGCAAGAATGTCGTTAAGACGCCGGCTTCGAAAACTCGTGAGCGCATCCTCGATGTGCTGACGCGCGAAGGTTATATCCGTGGCTACAGCCGCACTGATCTCGACAATAACAAAGCCGAGATCGTGATCGAGCTGAAGTATTTCGAAGGCGAACCGGTGATCCGTACGATCAACCGCGTCTCGAAGCCCGGCCGCCGCGTGTACAGCTCGGTCGGCGATCTGCCGCGTGTTCACAATGGTCTTGGTATTTCGATCGTTTCCACGCCGAAAGGCGTGCTCTCCGACGCTGAAGCGCGTGAGCACAATGTGGGCGGCGAAGTACTCTGCACCGTGTTCTAA
- the rplF gene encoding 50S ribosomal protein L6: MSRIGKKPVEIPSGVTVSLNGTDLTVKGPKGELAMSFVPEVTVKHEDNSITVLPVNDTKRARSMWGMQRTMVSNLMTGVTQGYSRKLEINGVGYRAAMKGANLGLQLGFSHDVEFPVPQGIKIETPDQTTIIVSGIDKQLVGETAAKIREYRKPEPYKGKGIKYEGEYIFRKEGKKK, translated from the coding sequence ATGTCCCGTATCGGTAAAAAGCCTGTGGAGATTCCGTCGGGCGTGACCGTTTCCTTGAACGGCACGGACCTCACGGTAAAGGGACCGAAGGGCGAGCTCGCGATGAGCTTCGTACCCGAGGTTACCGTTAAACACGAAGACAACTCGATCACCGTACTGCCGGTGAACGACACGAAACGCGCTCGCTCCATGTGGGGTATGCAGCGTACGATGGTTTCGAACCTGATGACCGGTGTGACCCAGGGTTACAGCCGCAAGCTCGAAATCAACGGCGTTGGTTACCGCGCTGCGATGAAAGGTGCGAACCTCGGTCTGCAACTCGGCTTCAGCCATGATGTCGAGTTCCCTGTACCCCAGGGTATCAAGATCGAGACGCCCGATCAGACCACGATCATCGTGTCGGGGATCGACAAGCAGCTGGTTGGTGAAACCGCTGCGAAGATCCGTGAATACCGGAAACCCGAGCCCTACAAAGGCAAGGGG